In Mycolicibacterium alvei, a single window of DNA contains:
- a CDS encoding gamma-aminobutyraldehyde dehydrogenase → MGVTSSWINGAAVATAGPIHQIIDPATGQAVADYDLATPADVDNAVAAARAAFPGWSRSTPAERSAVLAKLAKLADEHAGQLVAEEVSQTGKPVRLATEFDVPGSVDNIDFFAGAARHLEGKATAEYSGDHTSSIRREAVGVVATITPWNYPLQMAVWKVIPALAAGCSVVIKPAEITPLTTLTLARLATEAGLPGGVFNVVSGGGADVGTALAGHRDVDIVTFTGSTAVGRKVMSAAAVHGHRTQLELGGKAPFVVFDDADLDAAIQGAVAGALINTGQDCTAATRAIVARDLYDDFVAGVAEVMGKIVVGDPHDPDTDLGPLISFALRDKVAGMVARASEQGGRVVTGGVMPELPGAFYRPTLIADVAETSEVYRDEIFGPVLTVRSFTDDDDAIRQANDTDYGLAASAWTRDVYRAQRASREINAGCVWINDHIPIISEMPHGGVGASGFGKDMSDYSFEEYLTIKHVMSDITRVAEKDWHRTIFSKR, encoded by the coding sequence ATGGGTGTGACGAGCAGCTGGATCAACGGTGCCGCGGTCGCGACCGCGGGGCCGATTCACCAGATCATCGACCCGGCCACCGGGCAGGCCGTTGCCGACTACGACCTGGCCACCCCCGCCGACGTGGACAACGCCGTGGCCGCCGCCCGGGCGGCATTTCCCGGCTGGTCCAGGTCCACGCCGGCCGAGCGGTCCGCGGTGCTGGCCAAGCTGGCCAAGCTCGCCGACGAACATGCTGGTCAGCTCGTTGCCGAGGAGGTCAGCCAGACCGGCAAACCGGTCCGCCTGGCCACCGAGTTCGACGTCCCCGGCAGCGTCGACAACATCGACTTCTTCGCCGGTGCGGCCCGTCACCTCGAAGGCAAGGCCACCGCGGAGTATTCGGGCGACCACACGTCGAGCATCCGGCGTGAGGCCGTCGGCGTCGTCGCGACCATCACCCCGTGGAACTACCCGTTGCAGATGGCGGTGTGGAAGGTCATCCCGGCGTTGGCGGCCGGATGTTCGGTGGTCATCAAACCCGCCGAGATCACCCCGCTGACCACGCTCACGCTGGCCCGGCTGGCCACCGAGGCCGGTCTGCCCGGCGGCGTGTTCAACGTGGTCTCCGGGGGCGGTGCCGATGTCGGCACCGCGCTGGCCGGCCATCGTGACGTCGACATCGTCACTTTCACCGGCTCGACGGCCGTCGGCCGCAAGGTGATGTCGGCTGCCGCCGTGCACGGCCACCGCACCCAGCTCGAGTTGGGTGGTAAGGCGCCGTTCGTGGTGTTCGACGACGCCGACCTGGACGCCGCGATCCAGGGCGCTGTGGCCGGTGCGCTGATCAACACCGGGCAGGACTGCACCGCTGCGACCAGGGCGATCGTGGCCCGCGACCTGTACGACGACTTCGTTGCCGGCGTCGCCGAGGTGATGGGCAAGATCGTCGTCGGCGACCCGCACGACCCCGACACCGACCTGGGCCCGCTGATCTCCTTCGCGCTCCGCGACAAGGTGGCCGGCATGGTGGCCCGGGCATCCGAACAGGGCGGCCGCGTCGTCACCGGCGGCGTGATGCCGGAGCTGCCCGGTGCGTTCTACCGGCCCACCCTGATCGCCGATGTCGCCGAAACCTCAGAGGTGTACCGCGACGAGATCTTCGGGCCGGTGTTGACCGTCCGGTCGTTCACCGATGACGACGATGCGATCCGGCAGGCCAACGACACCGACTACGGCCTGGCCGCCTCGGCCTGGACCCGTGACGTGTATCGCGCGCAGCGGGCCTCCCGCGAGATCAACGCCGGTTGCGTGTGGATCAACGACCACATCCCGATCATCAGCGAGATGCCGCACGGCGGCGTCGGTGCGTCGGGCTTCGGCAAGGACATGAGCGACTACTCGTTCGAGGAGTACCTCACCATCAAGCACGTGATGAGCGACATCACCAGGGTCGCCGAAAAAGATTGGCACCGAACAATTTTCAGCAAGCGCTGA
- a CDS encoding aspartate aminotransferase family protein → MSIAEHAPATTDLAAKANRHLWGHFARHGEGITPPIITRGEGVRIFDDKGKSYIDGLSGLFVVQVGHGRKELAEAAAKQAEKLAFFPLWSYATPPAIELAERIANYAPGDLNRVFFTTGGGEAVESAWKLAKQYFKLTGKPGKHKVVSRAVAYHGTPQGALAITGIPAFKAPFEPLTPGGFRAPNTNFYRAPAEYAHDEKVFGRYCADRIAEAIEFEGPDTVAAVFLEPVQNAGGCFPPPPGYFERVREICDEYDVLLVSDEVICAYGRIGSMFACDDFGYVPDIITSAKGLTSGYSPLGAMVASDRLFEPFDDGQTVFGHGYTFGGHPVSAAVAMANLDIFEREGINAHVKETAPAFRATLEKLYDLPIVGDVRGEGFFYGIELVKDKASKETFNDEESERLLRGFLTPALWEAGLYCRADDRGDPVIQLAPPLISGQAEFDAIYEILHGVLTEAGKLL, encoded by the coding sequence ATGAGTATCGCAGAACATGCACCCGCCACCACAGATCTGGCAGCCAAGGCCAACCGCCACCTGTGGGGCCACTTCGCCCGGCACGGCGAGGGCATCACACCACCCATCATCACCCGCGGCGAGGGCGTCCGAATCTTCGACGACAAGGGCAAGAGCTACATCGACGGACTCTCCGGCCTGTTCGTCGTCCAGGTCGGCCACGGCCGCAAGGAACTTGCCGAGGCCGCGGCCAAGCAGGCCGAGAAACTGGCCTTCTTCCCGCTGTGGTCGTACGCCACACCGCCGGCCATCGAATTGGCCGAGCGTATCGCCAACTACGCACCGGGCGATCTGAACCGGGTGTTCTTCACCACCGGCGGCGGCGAGGCCGTCGAGAGCGCATGGAAGCTGGCCAAGCAGTATTTCAAGCTCACCGGCAAACCCGGTAAGCACAAGGTGGTTTCGCGTGCGGTCGCCTATCACGGCACCCCTCAGGGAGCGCTGGCGATCACCGGCATCCCGGCATTCAAGGCACCGTTCGAGCCGCTGACCCCCGGCGGCTTTCGCGCGCCGAATACCAACTTCTATCGCGCACCGGCCGAATATGCCCACGACGAAAAGGTTTTCGGCCGCTACTGCGCGGACCGCATCGCCGAGGCCATCGAATTCGAAGGGCCCGACACCGTGGCCGCGGTGTTCCTCGAACCGGTACAGAACGCGGGCGGTTGCTTCCCGCCGCCGCCGGGATACTTCGAGCGGGTTCGCGAGATCTGCGACGAGTACGACGTGCTCCTGGTCTCCGACGAGGTGATCTGCGCCTACGGTCGGATCGGTTCGATGTTCGCCTGCGACGACTTCGGCTACGTGCCCGACATCATCACCAGCGCCAAGGGCCTGACGTCGGGCTACTCGCCGCTGGGTGCGATGGTGGCCAGCGACCGTCTCTTCGAGCCGTTCGACGACGGCCAGACCGTGTTCGGCCACGGTTATACCTTTGGCGGACATCCTGTTTCGGCTGCGGTGGCGATGGCCAACCTCGACATCTTCGAGCGTGAGGGCATCAATGCCCACGTCAAGGAAACCGCGCCCGCGTTCCGGGCCACCCTAGAGAAGCTCTACGACCTGCCGATCGTCGGCGATGTCCGCGGTGAGGGATTCTTCTACGGCATCGAGCTGGTCAAGGACAAGGCCAGCAAGGAGACGTTCAACGACGAGGAGAGCGAGCGGTTGCTGCGCGGGTTCCTGACCCCGGCGCTGTGGGAGGCCGGGCTGTACTGCCGCGCCGACGACCGTGGCGACCCGGTGATCCAGCTGGCCCCGCCGCTGATCAGCGGGCAGGCCGAGTTCGACGCGATCTACGAGATCCTGCACGGCGTGCTGACCGAGGCCGGAAAGCTGCTGTAG
- a CDS encoding NAD(P)/FAD-dependent oxidoreductase, whose amino-acid sequence MTPAPSVLIVGASAAGLSVAENLRRGGFAGRLTMIGEEHHLPYDRPPLSKEVLSGLWPDSKTQLRDRSTLSQLDIDLRLGTGAERVDSAARIVTDADGTQIAYDDLVIATGVRPRPLAGTEGLQGVHVLRTLDDAQRLRSALDGRPRLVIVGAGFLGAEVASVARTAGADVTLVSDIESPLSDVLGTELGGLLLRAHTDHGVRLKTGVKVAAVTHHDNRVAGVELADGSTLPADAVLVAIGSIPNTEWLAGSGIPIGDGVICDEFCRAQPGVWAAGDVASWHHVELDERLRLEHRTNAADQGIAVARNILAADSPTPFTPVPYIWSDQYDLKLQIYGQTRGADAFTVVDGDLADRKFVAVYGKAGHVRGAVGAGMIRPLRAARALVAARAPWSTIEQGASV is encoded by the coding sequence ATGACACCAGCGCCTTCCGTGCTGATCGTGGGCGCCTCGGCGGCCGGGTTATCGGTTGCTGAGAATTTGCGGAGAGGCGGCTTTGCCGGGCGGCTGACGATGATCGGCGAGGAGCACCACCTGCCGTACGACCGTCCGCCGCTGTCCAAGGAAGTGCTGTCGGGGCTCTGGCCGGACAGCAAGACGCAACTCCGGGATCGGAGCACGCTCTCCCAACTCGACATCGACCTGCGGCTCGGGACAGGCGCTGAACGCGTCGACAGCGCCGCTCGCATCGTCACCGATGCTGACGGTACCCAGATCGCCTACGACGACCTGGTGATCGCCACGGGGGTCCGCCCTCGCCCACTGGCCGGCACCGAGGGTCTCCAGGGGGTGCATGTGCTGCGTACCCTCGACGATGCTCAGCGGCTGCGCTCAGCTCTCGACGGGCGTCCGCGCTTGGTGATCGTCGGCGCAGGATTCCTGGGCGCCGAGGTGGCTTCAGTGGCACGCACCGCCGGGGCCGACGTGACGCTGGTTTCCGATATCGAGTCGCCCTTGTCGGACGTGCTTGGCACCGAACTCGGCGGGCTTTTGCTGCGCGCGCATACCGACCACGGCGTGCGCCTCAAGACCGGTGTCAAAGTAGCGGCCGTCACGCACCACGACAACCGGGTCGCGGGAGTGGAACTGGCCGACGGTTCGACGTTGCCCGCCGACGCGGTACTGGTTGCGATCGGATCCATCCCCAATACCGAATGGCTTGCCGGCAGCGGTATCCCGATTGGCGACGGGGTTATCTGTGACGAATTCTGCCGCGCCCAACCCGGAGTGTGGGCGGCCGGCGATGTCGCCTCATGGCACCACGTCGAGCTCGACGAGCGCCTCAGGCTGGAGCATCGCACCAACGCTGCCGATCAGGGTATCGCGGTGGCGCGCAACATCCTTGCCGCCGACAGCCCTACGCCGTTCACACCGGTCCCCTACATCTGGTCGGACCAATACGACCTGAAACTGCAGATCTACGGACAGACCCGCGGGGCAGATGCATTTACCGTCGTCGACGGCGATCTGGCCGACCGCAAATTTGTCGCGGTCTACGGCAAGGCCGGACATGTCCGTGGGGCCGTCGGCGCCGGGATGATCCGCCCACTACGGGCGGCGCGCGCCCTCGTCGCCGCCCGCGCACCCTGGTCCACCATCGAACAAGGAGCATCAGTATGA
- a CDS encoding SMP-30/gluconolactonase/LRE family protein, whose translation MPRKPPIDPIRWTPPPIDPLPEFGPAELTIVPVPGEGPEDVVVDASGQLWTGLEDGRIVRVSPDGAAAVVADTGGRPLGMHVAHDGRVLICDSHRGLLALDPDSGVLSKLVESVDGRPLKFCSNVTETADGTIYFTESTSHFHIEHFPGAIMEARGRGGLFRLDTDGSVTTLLDGLYFANGLTTTSDESALVFAETQGRRLSKYWLSGPQAGTATPLAVHLPGYPDNISTGADGRIWVAMVSPPNGAAEWLAPRAPVIRKLLWRLPDRLQPKIRPQVWVLAFDADSGAALAGLRTTRPDFGTVTGVVESAGKLWMSTIAFPTLAYAELETLR comes from the coding sequence GTGCCACGCAAACCTCCCATCGATCCGATCCGTTGGACTCCACCTCCCATTGATCCGCTGCCCGAGTTCGGGCCGGCCGAGCTGACCATCGTGCCGGTGCCCGGTGAAGGGCCTGAGGACGTCGTCGTCGACGCATCGGGACAACTGTGGACCGGTTTGGAGGACGGCCGCATTGTGCGGGTTTCGCCCGACGGGGCGGCCGCAGTGGTGGCCGACACCGGCGGCCGTCCACTGGGCATGCACGTTGCCCACGACGGGCGAGTGCTGATCTGTGACAGCCACCGCGGGCTACTGGCGTTGGATCCTGATTCCGGAGTGTTGTCGAAACTCGTGGAGTCAGTGGATGGCCGCCCACTGAAGTTTTGCTCGAACGTCACCGAGACTGCAGACGGCACAATCTATTTCACCGAGTCGACCAGCCATTTCCATATCGAGCATTTCCCTGGAGCGATCATGGAAGCCCGCGGGCGTGGCGGCCTGTTCCGGCTGGACACCGACGGCTCCGTCACCACGTTGCTGGATGGCCTGTACTTCGCCAATGGCTTGACTACCACCTCCGACGAATCAGCGTTGGTGTTCGCGGAGACCCAGGGTCGGCGGCTGTCCAAGTACTGGCTGAGCGGGCCGCAGGCCGGCACCGCGACGCCGCTGGCGGTGCATCTGCCGGGGTATCCGGACAACATCTCCACCGGTGCAGACGGCCGGATCTGGGTGGCGATGGTGTCCCCACCGAACGGGGCCGCCGAATGGCTCGCGCCGCGGGCACCGGTGATCCGAAAACTGCTGTGGCGGTTACCTGACCGACTCCAGCCCAAGATCCGGCCACAAGTCTGGGTACTGGCGTTCGACGCCGACTCCGGTGCGGCGCTCGCCGGGCTGCGCACCACACGGCCAGATTTCGGCACCGTCACCGGGGTGGTCGAATCCGCGGGCAAGCTGTGGATGTCGACAATCGCCTTCCCGACGCTGGCGTACGCCGAACTCGAAACTCTTCGCTAG
- a CDS encoding sigma-70 family RNA polymerase sigma factor yields MTTAARTDEFEALRPHLLAVAYRLTGTYADAEDIVQDAWLRWHDNQSTIADLRAWLTTVVSRLGLDRLRSAAHRREKYVGEWLPEPVVTGFDANDPLSAVVAGEDARFAAMVVMERLNPDQRVAFVLHDGFAVPFSDIADVLGVSAAAARQLASRARRRVADAPPPVPDDTHNEVAGALMAALATGDIDAVVRLLHPDVTFTGDSNRRAPTAARVIHGPDKVARFLFGLARRYGPNWLADSRLALVNGQLGSYNPGSPALDDYPEMMPRVTAMAIRDGLVCAVWDIANPDKFTGSPLREASERGGAT; encoded by the coding sequence GTGACCACTGCGGCGCGCACCGATGAATTCGAGGCGCTGCGGCCGCACCTGCTGGCGGTCGCCTACCGGTTGACGGGTACCTACGCCGATGCCGAAGACATCGTGCAGGACGCCTGGCTGCGCTGGCATGACAACCAATCCACGATCGCCGACCTGCGGGCCTGGCTGACCACCGTCGTGAGCCGGCTCGGGCTGGACCGGCTGCGTTCGGCAGCCCACCGGCGCGAGAAGTACGTGGGGGAGTGGTTGCCCGAGCCCGTGGTCACCGGATTCGACGCCAATGACCCGCTCAGCGCGGTGGTTGCCGGTGAGGACGCCCGGTTCGCGGCCATGGTGGTGATGGAGCGGCTCAATCCCGACCAGCGGGTGGCGTTCGTCCTGCACGACGGTTTTGCGGTGCCGTTCAGCGATATCGCCGATGTGCTCGGGGTCAGCGCCGCCGCGGCCAGACAATTGGCGTCGCGGGCGCGGCGGCGGGTCGCCGATGCCCCGCCTCCGGTGCCCGATGACACCCACAACGAGGTGGCCGGTGCGCTGATGGCGGCGCTGGCGACCGGTGACATCGATGCCGTTGTGCGCCTGCTACATCCCGACGTCACCTTCACCGGCGATTCCAACCGCAGGGCTCCGACCGCGGCACGCGTCATCCACGGCCCGGACAAGGTGGCCAGGTTCCTGTTCGGGCTGGCCCGGCGTTACGGTCCGAACTGGCTGGCGGACAGCCGGCTGGCCCTCGTCAACGGCCAGCTCGGCAGCTACAACCCGGGGTCACCAGCCCTCGACGACTACCCGGAGATGATGCCGCGGGTCACCGCGATGGCCATCCGCGACGGCCTGGTTTGCGCGGTGTGGGATATCGCCAATCCCGACAAGTTCACCGGATCCCCCCTTCGTGAAGCGAGCGAGCGTGGAGGTGCGACGTGA
- a CDS encoding phosphatidylethanolamine N-methyltransferase family domain-containing protein: MQWYTGDTLYDTVLAAAFAFAAFVIIGGFFAQSSYGRFSTTKLGLNLNPKLGWWLMEIPATVVFLISYLAGPNRFEPTSLVLAGIWMLHYANRGWFFPLAIRQAPGKRGTFNISVIVMGMLVTSMHGYLNGTLFSHDFFGQYTTAWLTDPRFLLGLVIYLCGFALLVNSESIVRNLRDKKNPGGAEYRIPFGGGFRFVTSPAYLGEIIAWSGFALLTWALPGVAILLITAGNLVPRALGTHGWYREKFPEYPTDRKALIPYVL; the protein is encoded by the coding sequence ATGCAGTGGTACACCGGCGACACGCTCTACGACACCGTGCTGGCCGCGGCCTTTGCGTTCGCCGCATTCGTGATCATCGGCGGGTTCTTCGCGCAGAGTTCCTACGGACGCTTCTCGACGACGAAACTCGGCCTCAATCTCAACCCGAAGCTCGGCTGGTGGCTGATGGAGATCCCCGCGACGGTGGTCTTCTTGATCAGCTACCTGGCCGGGCCCAACCGATTCGAGCCGACATCCCTGGTACTGGCCGGAATCTGGATGCTGCACTACGCCAACCGGGGGTGGTTCTTCCCATTGGCGATCCGCCAGGCACCCGGCAAGCGTGGCACCTTCAACATCTCGGTGATCGTGATGGGCATGCTCGTCACATCCATGCACGGCTATCTCAACGGAACCCTGTTCAGCCACGACTTCTTCGGGCAGTACACCACCGCCTGGCTGACCGATCCGCGGTTCCTGCTGGGGCTGGTGATCTACCTGTGCGGGTTCGCGCTGCTGGTCAACTCCGAGTCGATCGTGCGAAACCTGCGGGACAAGAAGAATCCCGGCGGGGCGGAGTACCGGATCCCCTTCGGCGGCGGCTTCCGGTTCGTCACCAGCCCGGCCTACCTGGGCGAGATCATCGCCTGGTCCGGGTTCGCACTGCTGACCTGGGCGCTGCCCGGCGTCGCCATCCTGTTGATCACCGCAGGCAATCTGGTTCCCCGGGCACTGGGCACCCACGGTTGGTATCGGGAAAAGTTTCCCGAGTACCCCACCGACCGCAAGGCGCTGATCCCCTACGTTCTATGA
- a CDS encoding Lrp/AsnC family transcriptional regulator: MSNPAGDDLQPVQLRVNNHSRAAFPLDDLSKAIIEKLQADGRRSYAGIGKAVGLSEAAVRQRVQRMVDAGVMQIVAVTDPLQLGFARQAMIGIRCTGDTLKMAEKLSAIESVDYVVLTAGSFDAICEVVCEDDDSLLELLNTKIRALPGVISTETLVYLKLVKQQYNWGTR, encoded by the coding sequence ATGAGCAACCCTGCGGGTGACGACCTTCAGCCTGTGCAACTGCGGGTGAACAACCATTCCCGTGCCGCCTTCCCGCTCGACGACCTGTCGAAGGCGATCATCGAGAAGTTGCAGGCCGACGGCCGCCGCTCATACGCCGGGATCGGAAAGGCCGTGGGCCTGTCCGAGGCCGCGGTACGCCAGCGCGTACAGCGCATGGTCGACGCCGGCGTCATGCAGATCGTCGCGGTGACCGATCCGTTGCAACTCGGGTTCGCCCGCCAGGCGATGATCGGCATCCGCTGCACCGGCGACACCCTCAAGATGGCCGAGAAACTCTCGGCCATCGAATCGGTCGACTACGTCGTGCTGACGGCGGGTTCCTTCGACGCCATCTGCGAGGTGGTCTGCGAGGACGACGACAGCCTGCTCGAGCTGCTCAACACCAAGATCCGCGCATTGCCGGGAGTGATATCCACCGAAACCCTTGTTTACCTTAAACTTGTTAAGCAGCAATACAATTGGGGAACTCGATGA
- a CDS encoding PPOX class F420-dependent oxidoreductase — MPNEPGTLAQTFSRMMFRGMDKMRHRDAFDIGDATGSTFAGFENYRQIVLVTFKKSGEAMPSPINHGVADGKLYVRTDASTGKVKRIRNNPNVLVVASSLRGRPSGPVVAGVARILPPAEHAHADAVIAANWSAPMKLFERSLDVSSQTLGVPMAFIEITPAS, encoded by the coding sequence ATGCCGAATGAGCCGGGAACCCTGGCCCAGACATTCAGCCGAATGATGTTCCGGGGCATGGACAAAATGCGTCACCGCGACGCCTTCGACATCGGAGATGCGACCGGAAGCACGTTCGCCGGATTCGAGAACTACCGGCAGATCGTGTTGGTGACCTTCAAGAAATCGGGTGAGGCGATGCCCAGCCCGATCAACCACGGTGTGGCCGACGGCAAGCTCTACGTGCGTACGGATGCATCGACCGGGAAGGTCAAACGCATCCGCAACAACCCGAATGTCCTGGTGGTGGCGAGCAGTCTGCGCGGCAGGCCCAGCGGACCCGTGGTGGCCGGCGTGGCGCGCATCCTGCCACCGGCGGAACACGCGCACGCCGACGCGGTGATTGCCGCCAACTGGAGTGCACCCATGAAGCTCTTCGAGCGCAGCCTTGACGTGAGCAGTCAGACTCTGGGCGTGCCAATGGCTTTCATCGAAATTACGCCCGCGTCATAG
- a CDS encoding ferredoxin, protein MHITIDETKCCGAGQCVLAAPDIFDQREDDGVVILLNADPPEDQYGPAREAAAVCPAALIEVHE, encoded by the coding sequence ATGCACATCACAATCGACGAAACGAAGTGCTGCGGTGCGGGCCAGTGCGTACTCGCCGCACCAGACATCTTTGACCAGCGCGAAGACGACGGTGTGGTCATCCTGCTGAACGCCGATCCCCCCGAGGACCAGTACGGTCCGGCGCGGGAGGCGGCGGCGGTGTGCCCTGCCGCACTGATCGAGGTGCACGAATGA
- a CDS encoding SDR family oxidoreductase, whose amino-acid sequence MSLSGKTMFISGASRGIGLAIAKKAAADGANIALVAKTAEPHPKLEGTVYTAAKEIEEAGGQALPIVGDVRDGDSVAAAVAKAVEQFGGIDLCVNNASAINLGSIEEVPLKRFDLMNGIQIRGTYAVSQACIPHMKGRENPHILTLSPPIRLESEWLKPTAYMMAKFGMTLCALGIAEEMREAGIASNTLWPRTLVATAAVQNLLGGDEAMGRARKPDVYADAAYAVFNKPAREYTGQSLLCEDVLVANGVTDLSAYDCVPGSDLGVDLWVDTPNPPGYTAS is encoded by the coding sequence ATGTCGCTGTCCGGGAAGACCATGTTCATCTCCGGCGCCAGCCGCGGCATCGGCCTGGCGATCGCCAAGAAAGCCGCCGCCGACGGCGCCAACATCGCGCTGGTCGCCAAGACCGCCGAACCACATCCCAAACTCGAGGGCACCGTCTACACCGCCGCCAAGGAGATCGAGGAGGCCGGCGGGCAGGCCCTGCCCATCGTCGGAGACGTGCGTGACGGGGACTCGGTGGCCGCTGCGGTCGCCAAGGCCGTCGAGCAGTTCGGCGGCATCGACCTCTGCGTCAACAACGCCTCGGCGATCAACCTCGGCTCGATCGAGGAAGTACCGCTCAAGCGCTTCGACCTGATGAACGGCATCCAGATCCGCGGAACCTACGCGGTGTCGCAGGCCTGCATCCCGCACATGAAGGGCCGGGAGAACCCGCACATCCTCACCCTGTCCCCACCGATCCGGCTGGAGTCCGAGTGGCTCAAGCCGACCGCGTACATGATGGCCAAGTTCGGGATGACGCTGTGCGCGTTGGGCATTGCCGAAGAGATGCGTGAGGCGGGAATCGCGTCGAACACGCTGTGGCCACGCACGCTGGTGGCCACCGCCGCGGTACAGAACCTGCTCGGCGGCGACGAGGCGATGGGCCGCGCCCGCAAACCCGACGTCTACGCCGACGCCGCCTATGCGGTCTTCAACAAGCCGGCGCGCGAGTACACCGGCCAGAGCCTGCTGTGCGAGGACGTGCTGGTGGCCAACGGCGTCACCGACCTGTCGGCCTACGACTGCGTGCCCGGCTCGGACCTCGGCGTGGACCTGTGGGTCGACACCCCCAACCCGCCCGGATACACCGCCTCGTAG
- a CDS encoding D-alanyl-D-alanine carboxypeptidase family protein gives MATLRRTTQRAVSAFAALAMLTAPLMTAGMANADPAPECPYKVTTPPAVDASEVPKPGEVAPGPLPVPTKTIGGEALSGCGVITAPDTPPLPNDVSAESWVVADLDSGDIIAAKDPHGRHRPASIIKVLVATAALNELNLNKLVAGTQDDANSEGTRVGVGPGGQYTINDLLHGLLMHSGNDAAHALAAQLGGMDPALQKLNILAGKLGGRDTRAATPSGLDGPGMSTSAYDIGLFYRYAWQNPAFADIVATQNYDFPGRDGNPSYPVENDNKLLYSYPGAMGGKTGYTDDAGQTFVGAANRDGRRLVAILMKGTRVPIAPWEQAAHLLDYGFATPPGTKVGTLVDPDPSLITPKTDQPTAAQAASVLPPADSLPVRVGVAIVGAVIVFLLIMGARSLNRRPAR, from the coding sequence ATGGCGACCTTGCGGAGGACTACCCAGCGCGCTGTGTCCGCGTTCGCGGCACTGGCGATGTTGACGGCACCCCTGATGACGGCCGGTATGGCCAATGCGGACCCGGCCCCCGAGTGCCCGTACAAGGTGACCACTCCTCCGGCCGTGGACGCCTCCGAGGTGCCCAAGCCGGGCGAGGTCGCACCCGGCCCGCTACCGGTGCCTACCAAGACAATTGGCGGCGAGGCGCTATCGGGCTGCGGCGTGATCACCGCCCCCGATACCCCGCCGCTGCCCAATGACGTCTCTGCCGAGTCCTGGGTGGTCGCCGATCTGGACAGCGGCGACATCATCGCCGCGAAGGACCCGCACGGACGCCACCGTCCGGCCAGCATCATCAAGGTGCTCGTGGCCACCGCTGCACTCAACGAACTCAACCTCAACAAGCTGGTCGCCGGCACCCAGGACGACGCCAACTCCGAAGGCACCCGGGTCGGCGTAGGCCCCGGCGGTCAGTACACGATCAACGACCTGCTGCACGGACTGCTGATGCACTCCGGCAACGACGCCGCGCACGCCCTGGCGGCCCAGTTGGGCGGTATGGACCCCGCGCTGCAGAAGCTGAACATCCTGGCCGGCAAGCTCGGTGGCCGCGATACCCGGGCGGCCACCCCTTCGGGCCTCGACGGACCCGGTATGAGCACCTCCGCCTACGACATCGGGCTGTTCTACCGCTACGCCTGGCAGAACCCGGCATTCGCCGACATCGTGGCGACCCAGAACTACGATTTCCCCGGCCGCGACGGCAATCCGTCCTACCCGGTGGAGAACGACAACAAGCTGCTCTATAGCTACCCGGGCGCGATGGGTGGCAAGACCGGATATACCGATGACGCGGGTCAGACTTTCGTCGGCGCGGCCAATCGTGACGGCCGGCGCCTGGTGGCCATCCTGATGAAGGGCACCCGGGTGCCGATCGCGCCGTGGGAACAGGCCGCGCACCTGCTCGACTACGGGTTCGCCACTCCACCGGGAACCAAGGTCGGAACGCTCGTCGACCCCGATCCGTCACTGATCACCCCCAAGACCGACCAACCGACGGCAGCCCAGGCGGCTTCGGTTCTGCCACCGGCAGATTCACTGCCGGTGCGGGTCGGCGTGGCGATCGTCGGCGCCGTGATCGTGTTCCTGTTGATCATGGGGGCGCGTTCGCTGAATCGCCGCCCCGCTCGTTGA